One genomic window of Ilyobacter polytropus DSM 2926 includes the following:
- a CDS encoding 2-oxoacid:acceptor oxidoreductase family protein, with amino-acid sequence MAKEIRLSGSGGQGLILAGIILAEAALHQGKVAVQSQSYGPEARGGASKSEVIISDTEILYPKVNHSDIFLSLTQKSFDTYSSGNKENCIIVIDSSVKTPEGLNVVKLPILETAKEKVGNSIVANIVSLGAIQAATNIVDRDVLEEAILGRVPAHVKELNKKAFQAGIDLVNL; translated from the coding sequence ATGGCAAAGGAAATCAGATTAAGCGGTTCAGGTGGACAGGGTCTTATTTTGGCAGGTATCATCCTTGCAGAAGCTGCCTTACATCAGGGTAAAGTAGCTGTTCAGTCACAATCTTACGGTCCTGAGGCAAGAGGAGGAGCCAGTAAGTCAGAGGTAATCATAAGCGATACTGAGATTCTTTACCCGAAGGTAAATCATTCTGATATATTTCTTTCACTGACTCAGAAATCTTTTGATACATATTCAAGTGGAAACAAAGAAAATTGTATCATAGTAATCGATTCAAGTGTTAAGACTCCAGAAGGTTTAAATGTAGTAAAACTTCCTATTCTTGAAACAGCTAAGGAAAAAGTAGGAAACTCAATAGTTGCAAACATTGTATCTCTAGGTGCCATACAGGCAGCTACAAATATTGTAGACAGAGATGTTCTAGAAGAGGCTATCCTTGGAAGAGTTCCGGCCCATGTAAAAGAGCTAAATAAAAAGGCATTCCAGGCTGGTATTGATTTAGTTAATCTATAA
- a CDS encoding RrF2 family transcriptional regulator has translation MLQFSIGVEYGLHCLLYLVDHPEGKAISVKELSTFQGISETYLSKVFTKLKKSGIVRSTPGVKGGYELARDSKDISFWDVIEAIEGNSNLFQCAGILKSTVINTEEEVEKYSGDCPCIIKNVMLDAEEQMRIYLREKSLYWLNEKVKEEVSETRIEATKKWFTPN, from the coding sequence ATGTTGCAGTTTAGTATTGGAGTAGAATATGGATTGCACTGTTTATTATATCTAGTTGATCACCCAGAAGGAAAGGCTATTTCCGTTAAGGAATTATCTACTTTTCAAGGAATTTCAGAAACATATCTTTCTAAAGTATTCACTAAACTTAAAAAATCTGGAATTGTAAGATCTACCCCTGGAGTTAAAGGTGGATATGAACTTGCACGAGATTCTAAGGATATTAGTTTTTGGGATGTGATTGAAGCAATAGAAGGCAATTCTAATCTTTTTCAATGTGCTGGAATCCTAAAAAGCACAGTTATAAACACTGAAGAAGAAGTTGAAAAATATTCAGGAGATTGCCCGTGTATAATAAAAAATGTTATGTTAGATGCAGAAGAACAAATGAGAATATATCTAAGAGAGAAATCTTTATACTGGCTAAATGAAAAAGTTAAAGAAGAAGTTTCTGAAACAAGAATAGAGGCTACAAAAAAATGGTTCACTCCAAATTAA
- a CDS encoding pyridoxamine 5'-phosphate oxidase family protein, with protein MLNEKLLEILSHEVDSAVTIVSEGENGPHLVNTWNSYIQVVEENKLLIPAAGFIKTEKNLLKNNKLRLSICNRNVDGYRGQGTGVIVEGTGEIIKSGEYFDFMKEKFDWARAILVVNIDVAKQTF; from the coding sequence ATGTTGAATGAAAAATTATTAGAAATCTTATCCCATGAGGTAGATAGTGCTGTAACAATTGTTTCTGAAGGGGAAAATGGACCACATTTAGTCAATACATGGAATAGTTATATACAAGTAGTTGAAGAAAATAAATTATTGATTCCAGCAGCTGGTTTCATTAAAACTGAGAAGAATTTATTGAAAAATAATAAATTGAGACTTTCAATTTGTAATCGTAACGTGGATGGATACAGAGGTCAAGGAACAGGTGTAATAGTAGAAGGGACTGGTGAAATTATAAAATCAGGAGAATACTTTGATTTTATGAAAGAAAAATTTGACTGGGCAAGGGCTATTTTAGTTGTAAATATTGATGTTGCTAAACAAACTTTTTAA
- a CDS encoding DMT family transporter produces MEKKGYGLAFLAGVAWGTLGIISNYLGQTGVGSFEVAFLRLFFAFLSMFIFYLIADVNKIKIRREGVKHTLLIGIITQVTMSLAVFKCISMTSTTVAIMMVCLGPLFTAILSMIFFNEKITLFKGLALFLAFYGAFLMITSGDFSVLKANGAGIFVGLISALAYGFFPILSKNIPKECNLTGIIMYSFLVGSICIFPIIDTKMILQALSFNMICFSIILGIVPTILSFNFYSKAIKYTTPTKAGIVTLVELPTAAIIGHFFLEEYLFTINVVGIIILLVGIMISKIDLTNKKIILDKV; encoded by the coding sequence ATGGAAAAAAAAGGATATGGTCTTGCATTTCTAGCAGGAGTTGCATGGGGTACATTGGGAATTATTTCGAATTATTTAGGGCAAACGGGAGTGGGATCTTTTGAAGTGGCTTTTTTAAGGTTGTTTTTTGCATTTTTATCTATGTTTATTTTTTATTTGATAGCGGATGTAAATAAAATAAAGATAAGAAGGGAAGGTGTAAAACACACTCTTTTAATTGGAATTATAACTCAGGTAACAATGAGTTTAGCAGTGTTTAAGTGTATATCAATGACGTCAACAACAGTTGCAATAATGATGGTATGTCTAGGGCCGCTTTTTACAGCAATATTATCGATGATATTTTTTAATGAAAAAATAACTTTATTTAAGGGCTTAGCTTTATTTTTAGCATTTTATGGAGCATTTCTTATGATAACATCGGGAGATTTTTCTGTATTAAAAGCCAACGGAGCTGGAATTTTTGTTGGACTTATATCAGCATTAGCATATGGTTTTTTTCCAATATTAAGTAAGAATATTCCTAAAGAATGTAATTTAACAGGTATAATTATGTATAGTTTTTTGGTAGGATCTATTTGTATCTTTCCAATTATAGATACAAAAATGATTTTACAGGCCTTGAGTTTTAATATGATATGTTTTTCAATTATATTAGGGATAGTTCCGACAATTCTTTCTTTCAATTTTTATTCTAAAGCAATTAAATACACAACACCTACAAAAGCTGGGATAGTTACTCTTGTGGAACTTCCAACAGCTGCTATTATAGGTCATTTTTTCTTGGAAGAATACCTTTTTACTATAAATGTAGTAGGTATTATTATATTATTAGTCGGTATAATGATCTCTAAAATTGACTTAACTAATAAAAAAATAATACTAGACAAAGTATAA
- a CDS encoding flavodoxin family protein: MGKIIGFSGSPVKNSNTDRLLKQVLENSGQEYEFIKLSHYNIKPCIACKGCVEDNTCVVKDDFLEIAEKVRNSDSIVIASYTPYGIIDGFTKALLERFFSLHHNGGHLSGKFLVSIVSSIDIDAQKTAHRALVVESIIENMKHVEALDITGSLPCNTCGRGDICETSAVKALHGEEATAGSHNCINVENQDVWKKGKEVGVKLGKLINREDEYVPSELTKEVIARMQDIGRK, from the coding sequence ATGGGGAAAATAATTGGTTTTTCTGGAAGTCCAGTAAAAAATAGTAACACCGATAGATTATTAAAACAAGTGTTAGAAAATAGTGGTCAAGAATATGAGTTTATTAAATTAAGTCACTACAATATAAAACCATGTATCGCATGTAAGGGCTGTGTAGAAGATAATACTTGCGTTGTGAAAGATGACTTTTTAGAAATTGCTGAAAAAGTTAGAAACTCTGATTCGATAGTAATTGCAAGCTATACTCCTTATGGAATCATCGATGGTTTTACAAAGGCGCTTTTAGAAAGATTTTTCTCTCTTCATCATAATGGTGGTCATTTATCTGGAAAATTTTTAGTTTCAATAGTTTCTTCTATTGATATAGATGCTCAAAAGACAGCTCATAGAGCATTAGTTGTAGAATCTATCATTGAAAATATGAAACATGTAGAAGCTCTTGATATCACAGGTTCATTACCTTGTAATACTTGCGGAAGAGGGGATATTTGTGAAACAAGTGCTGTAAAAGCTCTTCATGGAGAAGAAGCCACTGCTGGATCACACAACTGTATTAATGTTGAAAATCAAGATGTTTGGAAAAAAGGTAAAGAAGTCGGTGTAAAATTAGGTAAGTTAATTAATAGAGAGGATGAATATGTTCCAAGTGAACTTACCAAAGAGGTAATCGCCCGAATGCAAGATATTGGTCGTAAATAA
- a CDS encoding pyridoxamine 5'-phosphate oxidase family protein, translating to MKMPENVMNLLNDREASKVLTTVDSQGIPHSIVVGSIMAPAGDLLCAAEVLMKKTAKNLETNKNIAVLAVKGTESYLVNATVIERQISGNLFDTVAEELKKLGLPTQAVWTFNPTAIYDQSAGPNAGTKIS from the coding sequence ATGAAAATGCCGGAAAATGTTATGAATTTATTAAATGACAGGGAAGCTTCAAAAGTTTTAACAACTGTTGATTCGCAGGGAATCCCACACTCAATTGTAGTAGGAAGTATTATGGCTCCAGCAGGAGATCTGTTATGTGCTGCTGAAGTTTTAATGAAAAAAACTGCTAAAAACCTTGAAACAAATAAAAATATTGCTGTTTTAGCAGTAAAGGGAACTGAATCTTACCTGGTAAATGCAACTGTTATCGAAAGACAAATAAGCGGTAATTTATTTGATACAGTAGCAGAGGAGCTGAAAAAATTAGGCTTGCCTACTCAGGCAGTGTGGACTTTCAATCCGACAGCTATTTACGACCAAAGTGCTGGACCTAATGCAGGAACAAAAATTTCTTAA
- a CDS encoding winged helix-turn-helix transcriptional regulator, whose amino-acid sequence MQECKECKVIEELRSKLCSVCLTQRLIRGKWKILIIFLLKDGALRFSHIKKSIPKVTQAYLSSQLKELEATGIIVRHSYNQVPPKVEYYLTDEGKSFIEVIDNMHFWGVDYINKNLKK is encoded by the coding sequence ATGCAAGAATGTAAGGAATGTAAGGTCATTGAAGAGTTAAGAAGTAAGTTGTGTTCTGTTTGTTTAACCCAGAGATTAATAAGGGGCAAATGGAAAATTTTAATTATTTTCCTATTAAAAGATGGTGCCTTAAGATTTTCACACATAAAAAAATCTATACCTAAAGTAACTCAAGCTTATTTAAGTAGTCAGCTAAAAGAGTTGGAAGCTACGGGAATAATTGTTAGACATTCTTATAATCAAGTGCCTCCAAAAGTTGAATATTATTTAACAGATGAGGGAAAATCTTTTATTGAAGTAATTGATAACATGCACTTTTGGGGAGTGGACTATATAAATAAAAATTTGAAAAAATAA
- a CDS encoding M20 metallopeptidase family protein, whose protein sequence is MDIIREIEDLREELINLRRDFHKHPELGFQEFRTSEIITNYLKELGIEVKSGIAKTGVVGLLKGKSPGRTVLLRADMDALAIQEEVDTTYKSVHDGKMHACGHDGHIAMLLIAAKILVKYKDEINGNIKFLFQPNEEEAGARAMIDEGVLENPHVDAAFAIHLWTPIEYKNIGVTPGPVMAAHDNFKVTIKGKGGHTSSPHISIDPMIAAANVIQSVQSIQTREIDVLSPTSIIFGKINGGTASNIIPETVELEGTIRYLYEGKDNSEEKPRIRFERIVRNVCNLYRTEYELQIMPSSYAVINNDKLTNIAMDESSMIVNRNGGKIVSYICMAGEDFSEFSSEVPSTLIFVGAGNKAKEAHYPHHHPRFDIDEDALAVGVELHVRNVIAFLKR, encoded by the coding sequence GTGGACATAATAAGAGAGATAGAAGATTTAAGAGAAGAATTGATAAACTTAAGAAGAGATTTCCATAAACATCCTGAATTGGGATTCCAGGAATTTAGAACTTCAGAAATAATAACAAACTATCTTAAGGAGTTAGGCATTGAAGTAAAATCAGGAATTGCAAAAACAGGCGTAGTAGGATTGTTAAAAGGTAAAAGTCCAGGGCGTACTGTCTTACTTCGTGCAGATATGGACGCTTTAGCTATACAAGAAGAAGTAGATACCACTTATAAATCTGTCCATGATGGAAAGATGCACGCCTGTGGTCATGACGGTCATATAGCAATGCTTTTAATTGCAGCTAAAATCTTAGTGAAGTATAAAGATGAGATAAACGGAAATATAAAATTTCTTTTTCAACCAAATGAAGAAGAAGCAGGAGCAAGAGCCATGATAGACGAAGGTGTACTTGAAAATCCACATGTAGATGCTGCTTTTGCAATTCATCTATGGACTCCAATAGAATATAAAAATATAGGAGTTACACCTGGACCTGTAATGGCTGCCCATGATAATTTCAAGGTTACCATCAAAGGGAAGGGGGGACATACTTCATCACCACATATTTCAATTGACCCAATGATTGCGGCAGCAAATGTTATTCAATCCGTTCAAAGCATTCAAACAAGAGAAATAGATGTACTTTCTCCTACATCTATAATATTTGGAAAAATTAATGGAGGAACAGCATCTAATATTATTCCTGAAACAGTTGAATTAGAAGGTACTATTAGATATTTATATGAAGGTAAGGACAATAGTGAAGAAAAACCAAGAATTAGATTTGAAAGGATTGTGAGAAATGTTTGTAATTTGTACAGAACAGAGTATGAATTACAGATAATGCCAAGCAGTTATGCAGTAATAAATAATGATAAATTGACTAATATTGCCATGGATGAATCCAGTATGATAGTAAATAGAAATGGTGGAAAAATCGTTTCGTATATTTGTATGGCAGGAGAAGATTTTTCGGAATTCTCTAGTGAAGTACCAAGTACTTTGATTTTTGTAGGAGCTGGTAATAAAGCAAAGGAAGCTCATTATCCTCATCATCATCCAAGGTTTGATATAGACGAAGATGCATTGGCTGTAGGGGTAGAACTACATGTTAGAAATGTAATTGCGTTTTTAAAAAGATAA
- a CDS encoding M24 family metallopeptidase produces the protein MMPFEKKEYLERMKKVKESMNHKGIEVLLITDPANICYLSGHNAWSFYVHQILLVTLDDEMPIFIGRYMDAFCGVVKTTWLDENHVRAYPDYYVQSLIKHPMDYVCDVVKELNLDKKSIGVEMDNYYFTASAYKHLVQGLPDARFVDGDLVVNWVRVIKSDKEIELQRRAAKIVEKAMQTAIDSLEPGARKCDVAADILHAQVSGTQEFGGDYTSIVPLMPCGETAGAPHLTWDESRYTDNTVVAVELAGCHQRYHSPMARTVSLGKPSPKVEEIAKITIEGLNAALDVIKPGVTCEEVELAWRKTIGKYGIEKESRIGYSMGLNYPPDWGEHTISLRPGDKTILKPNMTLHCIPGMYFDDFGVSISEALVVTENGCETLANFPRKLFVKE, from the coding sequence ATGATGCCATTTGAGAAAAAAGAATATTTGGAAAGAATGAAAAAAGTAAAAGAAAGTATGAATCATAAAGGAATAGAAGTCCTTTTAATTACGGATCCAGCAAATATTTGTTATCTTTCTGGTCATAATGCTTGGTCATTTTATGTACACCAAATTCTATTAGTTACATTAGATGATGAAATGCCAATTTTTATCGGAAGATACATGGATGCTTTCTGTGGGGTGGTAAAAACTACTTGGTTAGATGAAAATCATGTTAGAGCTTACCCAGATTATTATGTTCAAAGTTTAATAAAGCATCCAATGGATTACGTTTGTGATGTAGTTAAAGAATTGAATCTTGATAAAAAATCTATTGGAGTTGAAATGGATAATTATTATTTTACAGCTTCAGCGTATAAACATCTAGTACAAGGACTACCTGATGCTCGTTTTGTGGATGGTGATTTAGTTGTAAATTGGGTAAGAGTAATAAAATCGGATAAGGAAATTGAATTGCAAAGAAGAGCTGCTAAGATTGTTGAAAAAGCAATGCAAACGGCTATTGATTCATTAGAACCTGGAGCTAGAAAATGCGATGTAGCTGCAGACATACTTCATGCTCAAGTTAGTGGTACTCAAGAATTTGGCGGAGATTATACAAGTATTGTACCCCTTATGCCTTGTGGAGAAACCGCCGGAGCTCCTCATTTAACATGGGATGAAAGTAGATATACTGATAATACAGTAGTTGCAGTGGAATTGGCAGGCTGTCACCAAAGATATCATTCCCCAATGGCGAGAACTGTTTCTTTAGGAAAACCAAGTCCCAAAGTAGAAGAAATTGCTAAAATTACAATTGAAGGATTAAATGCAGCATTGGACGTTATTAAACCAGGCGTAACCTGCGAAGAGGTAGAATTAGCTTGGAGAAAGACTATAGGTAAGTATGGTATAGAAAAAGAATCTCGTATAGGATATTCTATGGGACTTAACTATCCACCTGATTGGGGTGAGCATACAATAAGTTTAAGACCAGGAGATAAAACTATTTTAAAACCTAATATGACGCTACACTGTATACCAGGTATGTACTTTGATGATTTTGGAGTATCAATTAGTGAAGCGCTAGTTGTTACAGAAAATGGATGTGAAACTTTAGCTAATTTTCCTCGTAAGTTATTTGTTAAAGAATAA
- a CDS encoding TRAP transporter small permease: protein MNLIKKVDDFTRKIEEVILSYGIIFMAITLIGNVISRTLFNKSWTWAEEVGQILVISITFVGTSHAARVGRHIRMSAFFDMLSQKNQKILILIMSLVTSITMFYLSYLSLLYTMKIYSIGRVTPSMRLPMYKITSVVVFGFFLTGIQYLINFILNIKEKDVYIGTEKKIGDEELISGY from the coding sequence ATGAATTTGATTAAAAAGGTAGATGATTTTACCCGTAAAATTGAAGAAGTAATATTAAGTTATGGAATTATTTTTATGGCTATAACCTTAATTGGAAATGTTATTAGTAGAACTTTGTTTAATAAAAGTTGGACATGGGCTGAGGAAGTGGGACAAATACTTGTAATATCAATTACCTTTGTAGGAACTAGTCATGCGGCAAGAGTGGGAAGACATATCAGAATGTCAGCTTTCTTTGACATGTTGTCTCAAAAAAATCAGAAGATATTAATATTGATTATGTCTTTAGTCACTTCTATTACAATGTTTTACTTAAGTTATTTATCTTTATTGTACACAATGAAAATATACTCTATAGGAAGAGTGACTCCTTCAATGAGACTTCCAATGTATAAAATAACTTCTGTAGTTGTATTTGGGTTTTTCTTGACAGGAATTCAATACTTAATAAATTTCATATTAAATATAAAAGAAAAAGACGTTTATATAGGAACGGAGAAAAAAATAGGTGATGAAGAGCTTATAAGTGGTTATTAA
- a CDS encoding TRAP transporter large permease — protein sequence MIVTLIGIMIVLLLLGFPMLMSMIVSPLAVTLIYFPNINATLLIQQLVAGVQPFVLLAVPMFIFAADIMCAGKTANRLLDFVEKFVGHIHGGMAITTATACTLFGAISGSTQATVVAIGKPMRQKLLKMGYDDSDAMALIINASDIALLIPPSIGMIMYAVVTGASVGELFIAGIGPGLVLLVCFSIYSYIFARKNNIPRTPKASIKEKMRATKKALLPLGFPVIIIGGIYSGIFSPTEAAAASVLYAVILEVVVYKAIKIKELYNIALSTGLVTAAVFILVGGGQAFSWLISYAKIPQMMTSVLLGGSPSPLRILLTVTIFYFVGCMFVDPIVVIIILTPIFYPLAMAAGIDPIHLGILITLQSAIGSATPPFGCDIFTACAVFEKPYLEVIRKTPPYIFILVVISIIMIFFPGIALFFRDLVFS from the coding sequence ATGATAGTAACACTGATTGGAATTATGATAGTTTTATTATTATTGGGTTTCCCAATGTTAATGTCTATGATTGTGTCACCCTTAGCAGTTACACTAATATATTTTCCAAATATTAATGCGACACTGTTAATACAACAACTAGTAGCCGGAGTTCAACCTTTCGTTCTTTTAGCAGTACCGATGTTTATATTTGCAGCAGATATTATGTGTGCTGGTAAAACAGCAAATAGATTACTAGATTTTGTCGAAAAATTTGTTGGCCATATACATGGGGGCATGGCAATTACCACTGCAACTGCTTGCACATTGTTTGGGGCAATTTCAGGTTCAACTCAAGCAACAGTAGTAGCAATTGGAAAACCTATGCGCCAGAAATTATTGAAAATGGGTTACGATGATAGTGATGCTATGGCCTTAATAATTAATGCCAGTGATATTGCATTACTGATTCCACCAAGTATAGGAATGATCATGTACGCTGTGGTTACAGGAGCTTCAGTAGGGGAATTGTTTATAGCAGGGATTGGACCTGGACTAGTTCTTTTAGTTTGTTTTTCGATCTATAGTTATATTTTTGCCAGAAAGAATAATATTCCAAGAACCCCCAAAGCAAGTATTAAAGAAAAGATGAGAGCAACTAAAAAAGCATTATTACCTTTGGGATTTCCAGTAATAATTATTGGGGGAATTTATTCAGGTATTTTCAGCCCAACTGAAGCTGCAGCAGCCTCTGTGTTATACGCAGTAATTTTGGAAGTTGTGGTATACAAAGCTATAAAGATAAAAGAATTATATAATATTGCTTTATCCACTGGTTTAGTTACTGCAGCTGTTTTTATTCTAGTAGGTGGAGGACAAGCATTCTCATGGTTAATTTCTTATGCGAAGATTCCTCAAATGATGACTTCTGTGCTCTTGGGAGGAAGTCCATCACCATTAAGAATTTTATTAACAGTAACTATATTTTATTTCGTTGGTTGTATGTTTGTAGATCCGATTGTAGTAATTATCATCTTAACACCGATCTTTTATCCGCTAGCTATGGCTGCAGGTATTGATCCTATACATTTAGGTATACTTATCACATTGCAGTCAGCAATAGGTTCAGCAACACCACCATTTGGGTGCGATATTTTTACAGCCTGTGCGGTGTTTGAGAAACCATACCTGGAAGTAATAAGAAAAACACCGCCATATATATTTATATTAGTGGTAATTTCTATTATAATGATATTTTTTCCAGGAATTGCTCTGTTTTTCAGAGATTTAGTTTTTTCCTAG
- a CDS encoding DctP family TRAP transporter solute-binding subunit, with protein sequence MIKKISLLMLIVILTLSLFGCSDGGSANNEASSGKPVTWRITHEEVVGSVQDVYANKFKELIEEKSAGKIKVEVYPVGQLGDGVTQVELLQDGGVDFAINNPGAVATIIPENQVFSLQFLLSDDMDVNQKVMTEGAAKDELNNIYLKKGIKVLDWFTEGFQMWTGNKSLTSIDDFKGFKMRTMASPMISAGYEAYGANPTPIPYMEVYSSLQLNMIDGQVNPIFAIEEMKFYEVQKYLMMSKQNTFVGTFCVNPDFWDKLGDSDKGMVESIVPELNKYIFEVQENLNTERLEKIKEVSDIQIVELTDGERDSFKEASIPVRDVYVNEVGEKGKKILDLLIKDVEKFENEK encoded by the coding sequence ATGATAAAAAAAATATCTTTGCTTATGTTAATTGTGATATTAACTCTTTCACTTTTTGGGTGCAGTGATGGTGGTTCTGCAAATAATGAAGCTTCTTCAGGTAAGCCAGTTACTTGGAGAATAACACATGAAGAAGTAGTTGGTAGCGTACAAGATGTTTATGCGAATAAATTTAAAGAGCTTATTGAAGAAAAATCAGCCGGAAAAATTAAAGTAGAGGTCTATCCAGTGGGTCAATTAGGAGACGGTGTTACCCAAGTTGAGCTCCTTCAAGATGGAGGTGTAGACTTTGCTATCAATAATCCTGGTGCAGTGGCAACAATAATTCCAGAAAATCAAGTGTTTTCACTACAGTTTCTTTTGTCCGATGATATGGATGTAAATCAAAAGGTAATGACAGAGGGTGCAGCTAAAGATGAACTTAATAATATTTATTTAAAGAAAGGCATTAAAGTGTTAGATTGGTTTACAGAAGGATTTCAAATGTGGACAGGAAACAAATCATTAACAAGTATTGATGATTTTAAAGGGTTTAAGATGAGAACAATGGCTTCTCCTATGATATCGGCAGGATATGAAGCATACGGTGCTAATCCCACACCAATACCTTATATGGAGGTTTACAGTAGTTTACAATTAAATATGATTGATGGACAAGTTAATCCTATCTTTGCTATAGAGGAAATGAAATTTTATGAAGTGCAAAAATATTTAATGATGTCTAAACAAAACACTTTTGTTGGTACCTTTTGCGTGAATCCTGATTTTTGGGATAAATTAGGGGATTCTGATAAAGGAATGGTTGAGAGTATAGTACCAGAACTAAACAAATATATTTTTGAAGTTCAGGAAAATTTAAATACAGAAAGACTGGAAAAAATTAAAGAGGTAAGTGATATACAAATTGTTGAACTTACAGATGGAGAAAGGGATTCTTTTAAGGAAGCAAGCATACCAGTTAGAGATGTTTATGTAAATGAGGTAGGAGAAAAAGGTAAAAAAATATTAGATTTATTGATTAAGGATGTAGAGAAATTTGAAAATGAGAAATAA
- a CDS encoding maleate cis-trans isomerase family protein: MKDFLYGEKLKIGLIYPCGGWVMEPEFYDMSPVGVSTYTTRVLLDNVNENELTKVGDRAIRATKLLCKAPVDIVALGCTSGSFIGGAKYDEELIKKMEKASEGVPCLTTSSAVVAALKNLNIKKVALATPYTNDVNMRCKIFLEEYGFEITNICGLGLTNDSEIDRQKLEVIYKLAKDADTTDAEAVAILCTGVRSIPILQDLETDLGKPVISAVQATFWHCLCMAGVKEKISGYGSLLESI; the protein is encoded by the coding sequence ATGAAAGATTTTTTATACGGAGAGAAATTAAAGATAGGACTTATTTATCCCTGTGGTGGGTGGGTTATGGAGCCAGAGTTTTATGATATGTCTCCAGTGGGAGTATCTACATATACAACCCGAGTTTTATTAGATAATGTTAATGAAAATGAGTTAACTAAAGTTGGTGACAGGGCTATCCGTGCTACTAAATTGCTATGCAAAGCTCCCGTAGATATAGTTGCATTAGGATGTACCAGTGGTAGCTTTATAGGTGGGGCCAAGTATGATGAGGAATTGATAAAAAAAATGGAGAAAGCTTCAGAGGGAGTACCTTGTCTAACTACATCTTCAGCCGTTGTTGCGGCATTAAAAAATCTAAATATAAAAAAAGTAGCATTAGCGACTCCGTACACTAATGATGTAAATATGCGATGTAAAATATTTTTAGAAGAATATGGATTTGAGATTACAAATATTTGTGGGTTAGGATTAACAAATGATTCTGAGATTGATAGACAAAAATTGGAAGTTATTTACAAATTAGCTAAAGATGCAGATACTACCGATGCAGAGGCAGTGGCTATATTATGTACTGGTGTTAGAAGCATACCTATTTTACAGGATTTAGAAACAGATTTAGGTAAACCAGTTATATCTGCTGTTCAGGCTACATTTTGGCATTGTCTTTGCATGGCGGGAGTTAAGGAAAAGATATCTGGTTATGGAAGTTTATTAGAAAGTATTTAA
- a CDS encoding GntR family transcriptional regulator, translating to MIIKSKFFHENLSDKVVEFIKQKIFTGEYKKGHHILEQEIANELNISRAPVREGIKLLQNQELIKFIPRKGNYVNEFTMEDIKEIYDIRLLIETSVFEILINEKKLTEEDFQNLIKIIDEMVELAKKEGELSTKIMNLNKKDMEFHRYIWNKSGSNRRIRILSTLYTQLQLAMIIDTKLAGNLENTAKEHYAIIEYLRQGDLDSCIKAFEDHILIYRNKNNQ from the coding sequence ATGATAATTAAAAGTAAATTTTTTCATGAAAATCTCAGTGATAAAGTTGTAGAGTTTATTAAACAAAAAATTTTTACAGGTGAGTATAAGAAAGGACACCATATTTTAGAACAGGAAATAGCTAATGAATTAAATATAAGTAGAGCACCAGTAAGGGAAGGAATAAAATTATTGCAAAATCAAGAATTAATTAAATTTATACCAAGAAAAGGTAATTATGTAAATGAATTTACGATGGAAGATATAAAAGAAATTTATGACATAAGGTTATTAATAGAGACTAGCGTTTTTGAAATATTAATTAATGAAAAAAAATTAACAGAAGAGGATTTTCAAAACCTAATAAAAATTATTGATGAAATGGTTGAATTAGCTAAAAAAGAAGGTGAATTATCAACAAAAATCATGAATTTAAATAAAAAAGACATGGAATTTCATAGATATATTTGGAATAAATCTGGAAGCAACAGGAGAATAAGGATTTTATCAACTTTATATACTCAGTTACAACTAGCTATGATTATAGATACAAAATTAGCAGGAAATCTAGAAAATACTGCAAAAGAGCATTATGCAATAATAGAATATTTAAGACAAGGGGATTTAGATAGCTGTATAAAAGCCTTTGAAGATCATATATTAATATACAGAAATAAAAATAATCAATAG